In a single window of the Polynucleobacter sp. MWH-UH24A genome:
- a CDS encoding glycerate kinase, whose amino-acid sequence MRTTQPSSSRQLHLEGAFAAALAVADPKKIVPEYLAKIFPAGNLPQGRCLVVGAGKASAAMASALEAYAKTHWPETPIDGLVITRYGHASPTQRITIVEAGHPVPDQAGMDGAAEVLRLVNTLQSGDTLIALVSGGGSSLLTLPQRGITIDDMRKTTEALLNCGAPIEEMNIVRKHLSAILGGNLARVALSRGARVEALLISDVTGDHPADIASGPCAPDYSSYSDALQIFTKYHLDERYLPSSVLSHLRKGLAGEIPETLKQSEIDHHHFSLRNHVIATAHRSLQAAANYCKGHGYTPIILGDTITGEAKDVGLVHAGIARELAHHASWGKPPVALISGGECTVTLPSGTQGRGGRCSEFLLSLYAATSDLKTLSAIAADTDGIDGSEKNAGAWFTPELRLLAMEKNLRASQFQQSHDCYGFFAELNALVHTGPTLTNVNDFRMILIDQT is encoded by the coding sequence ATGCGAACCACACAGCCCTCCTCAAGTCGTCAGCTACATTTAGAGGGCGCGTTTGCGGCGGCACTCGCTGTTGCCGATCCCAAAAAAATCGTCCCAGAGTACCTCGCTAAAATTTTTCCGGCTGGCAATCTACCGCAAGGTCGTTGCCTCGTAGTTGGTGCTGGTAAAGCCAGTGCGGCGATGGCAAGTGCTTTAGAGGCCTATGCCAAAACCCACTGGCCAGAAACTCCAATCGATGGTTTGGTGATTACGCGTTATGGTCATGCATCACCTACTCAGAGAATTACGATTGTCGAGGCGGGTCATCCAGTGCCGGATCAGGCCGGTATGGATGGTGCTGCTGAAGTTTTGCGCCTGGTAAATACCTTGCAATCTGGCGATACTCTAATTGCTCTTGTTTCAGGTGGGGGTTCAAGCTTGTTAACTTTGCCTCAGCGAGGGATCACGATCGACGATATGCGTAAAACCACTGAGGCTTTACTCAACTGTGGTGCGCCGATTGAAGAGATGAATATTGTCCGCAAACATTTATCAGCCATCTTAGGTGGTAATTTAGCGCGTGTCGCACTTTCTCGAGGGGCTCGAGTCGAGGCCTTGCTTATTTCAGATGTGACCGGCGACCATCCAGCGGATATCGCGAGTGGACCATGTGCACCGGATTATTCAAGCTATAGCGATGCTTTACAGATTTTTACTAAATACCATTTGGATGAAAGATATCTTCCAAGTTCGGTATTGAGCCATTTACGAAAAGGGCTAGCGGGGGAGATCCCTGAAACCTTAAAGCAGTCAGAGATTGATCACCATCACTTTTCTCTGCGTAATCATGTGATTGCTACAGCACATCGAAGCCTGCAAGCCGCAGCAAACTATTGCAAAGGGCATGGATACACCCCAATTATTTTGGGGGATACGATTACTGGTGAGGCTAAAGACGTTGGTCTTGTGCATGCGGGCATTGCTCGCGAGTTAGCCCATCATGCCAGTTGGGGAAAGCCACCGGTGGCGCTTATTTCTGGTGGGGAGTGCACAGTTACTCTGCCCTCCGGAACTCAGGGGCGCGGCGGTCGCTGCTCCGAATTCTTACTTTCTTTATATGCTGCAACCTCTGATTTAAAGACCTTATCTGCCATTGCTGCTGATACGGATGGTATTGATGGTAGCGAAAAAAATGCAGGTGCTTGGTTTACCCCCGAGCTGCGTTTACTCGCCATGGAAAAAAATCTACGCGCCAGTCAGTTTCAGCAATCGCATGATTGCTACGGTTTCTTTGCCGAACTGAATGCCTTGGTGCACACTGGCCCAACCTTAACTAATGTGAACGATTTTCGAATGATTTTGATCGACCAAACATGA
- a CDS encoding ABC transporter ATP-binding protein/permease, which produces MLPIKRAANRFDWQVINDLLPYLFEHRFRVLFAMLCLVAAKFANLGVPIVLKDLIDAMNIKPGSLQSYLIVPAGLIVGYGALRLLASLFSELRELLFAKVTQSAVRKIALQVFEHLHALSLQFHLGRQTGGVSRDIERGTRGIQTLVSFSLYSILPTIIEFVLVLAYFAYNYDIWFAIITFVALVVYIFYTIKVTEWRTHYRRTMNEMDSKANQRAIDSLINFETVKYFGNEHFESRRYDANLRHYQSAAILSQQSLAILNLGQQAIIAVGLVLILWRATQGVVDGSMTLGDLVLVNTLMIQLYIPLNFLGVIYREMKQSITDMDHMFTLLNEDQEIKDSKDAKPLHIRDFAKGPEIRFDHVYFSYNDKREILKDLSFTIPAGTITAVVGQSGAGKSTLARLLFRFYDVQSGAILLDGQNIQEVEQASLRKVIGIVPQDTVLFNDSIAYNIAYGNPQASHEAIVEAARAAQMSQFIEHLPQGYETPVGERGLKLSGGEKQRVAIARTLLKKPALLIFDEATSALDSKTERAFQDELFNLAKNRTTLIIAHRLSTVVHADQILVMEHGQIIERGTHYELLESNGRYASMWQLQENAPIDPDQAIDN; this is translated from the coding sequence ATGCTGCCAATTAAGCGAGCTGCTAATCGTTTTGACTGGCAAGTCATTAACGATCTTTTGCCATATCTATTTGAGCATCGCTTTCGGGTTCTCTTTGCCATGTTGTGCTTAGTGGCTGCTAAATTCGCTAACTTAGGAGTTCCCATTGTCTTAAAAGACCTGATTGATGCAATGAACATCAAGCCTGGCTCTTTGCAAAGTTATCTGATTGTTCCAGCAGGTTTGATTGTGGGATACGGCGCATTGCGCTTACTTGCTTCGTTGTTCTCCGAATTGCGCGAGTTACTTTTTGCCAAAGTGACCCAAAGTGCAGTTCGTAAGATTGCACTCCAAGTCTTTGAGCATTTGCATGCACTCAGTTTGCAGTTTCATTTGGGTCGTCAAACCGGGGGAGTCAGTCGCGATATTGAGCGTGGCACGCGCGGTATTCAAACCCTTGTCTCTTTTTCACTTTACAGTATTTTGCCAACCATCATTGAATTCGTTTTAGTGTTGGCATACTTCGCCTACAACTACGATATTTGGTTTGCAATCATTACCTTTGTTGCACTAGTGGTCTATATTTTTTATACGATCAAGGTAACCGAATGGCGCACCCATTACCGGCGAACCATGAATGAAATGGACTCAAAAGCCAATCAACGCGCGATTGATTCCTTGATTAACTTTGAGACCGTGAAGTATTTTGGAAATGAGCATTTTGAATCGCGTCGCTATGACGCAAATCTAAGGCATTACCAGTCCGCAGCGATTCTTTCTCAACAATCTTTAGCCATCTTAAATTTAGGTCAGCAGGCCATTATTGCAGTTGGCTTGGTTCTGATTTTATGGCGAGCCACTCAGGGGGTAGTCGATGGATCGATGACCTTAGGCGACTTAGTGCTTGTGAATACGCTGATGATTCAGCTATATATCCCCTTAAATTTTTTGGGGGTGATTTATCGTGAAATGAAGCAGTCGATCACTGATATGGATCATATGTTCACCCTTTTAAATGAAGATCAAGAAATCAAAGACTCTAAAGACGCTAAGCCTTTGCATATTCGGGATTTTGCCAAGGGTCCCGAAATTCGGTTTGATCATGTCTATTTTTCTTATAACGACAAGCGTGAGATTTTGAAAGACCTGAGCTTTACGATCCCGGCTGGAACAATTACGGCAGTGGTTGGTCAAAGTGGTGCTGGTAAAAGTACCTTAGCAAGGCTTCTCTTTCGTTTTTATGATGTCCAATCAGGGGCGATCTTGTTGGATGGTCAAAACATTCAAGAGGTCGAGCAAGCTAGTTTGCGAAAAGTGATTGGAATTGTTCCCCAAGATACTGTTTTGTTTAATGACAGTATTGCGTACAACATTGCCTATGGAAATCCACAGGCAAGTCATGAGGCGATCGTTGAGGCGGCGCGTGCCGCACAAATGAGTCAATTTATTGAGCATCTTCCGCAAGGGTATGAGACCCCCGTGGGTGAACGCGGTCTTAAGCTTTCAGGCGGTGAGAAACAGCGAGTTGCTATTGCACGCACTCTTTTGAAAAAGCCTGCCTTATTAATTTTTGATGAAGCCACTTCGGCACTAGATTCAAAAACAGAACGTGCCTTTCAGGATGAATTATTTAATTTGGCTAAGAATCGAACGACATTGATTATTGCTCATCGACTTTCAACGGTGGTCCATGCCGACCAAATCTTAGTGATGGAGCACGGGCAAATTATTGAACGCGGCACGCATTATGAGCTTTTAGAATCCAATGGTCGCTATGCTTCCATGTGGCAGTTACAAGAAAACGCACCGATTGACCCTGATCAAGCCATTGATAATTAG
- the nudB gene encoding dihydroneopterin triphosphate diphosphatase translates to MKIPISVLVLIHNRNQEVLLLERADRPGFWQSVTGSLDEIDEPLERAAIREVAEETGIDIQALPLGALQNLHHAVEYDIYPSWRYRYPPGVERNTEHWFALEVPPSAAIRVAPREHLQYVWLPYKEAAQKCFSHTNRDAILRFYDNLSALK, encoded by the coding sequence TTGAAAATCCCGATTTCAGTTTTAGTCCTTATTCATAACAGAAATCAGGAAGTTCTCTTACTCGAACGAGCAGATCGGCCAGGATTTTGGCAATCGGTCACTGGTAGCCTTGATGAGATTGATGAGCCCCTAGAGAGGGCCGCCATTCGCGAAGTGGCAGAGGAGACTGGTATTGATATTCAAGCTTTACCTTTGGGCGCCTTACAAAATCTTCATCATGCTGTGGAGTATGATATTTACCCTAGCTGGCGCTATCGCTATCCGCCAGGGGTGGAGCGCAATACGGAACATTGGTTTGCGCTAGAAGTTCCCCCAAGTGCTGCGATTCGGGTGGCTCCACGCGAGCATCTGCAGTATGTTTGGCTACCCTATAAAGAGGCTGCCCAGAAATGTTTTTCTCATACAAACCGGGATGCCATTTTGCGGTTTTATGACAATCTATCTGCATTGAAATAA
- the aspS gene encoding aspartate--tRNA ligase, with amino-acid sequence MSMRSHTCGQVTDSLIGQEITLAGWVNRRRDHGGVIFIDLRDREGFVQVVCDPDRPEMFKQAEEVRNEYCIQIKGLVRARPAGTENPDLISGKVEVLCHDLHVLNASVTPPFQLDDDNLSETTRLTHRVLDLRRPQMQKNLRLRYQVAMETRRYLDAAGFIDIETPMLTKSTPEGARDYLVPSRVHDGQFFALPQSPQLFKQLLMVAGFDRYYQITKCFRDEDLRADRQPEFTQIDCETAFLDELEIRSLFENMMRHIFKTVMKVELPNPFPIMPYSEGMARYGSDKPDLRVAMEFTELTDLMRDVDFKVFSGPANQEGGRVVALCVPGGAEISRSEIDDYTQFVSIYGAKGLAWIKVNSVAEGRNGLQSPIVKNLHDAAIAGILERTKANDGDLIFFGADKTKVVNDAIGNLRLRIGHSEWGKKHGLFAEGWKPLWVVDFPMFDYDEDEARWVACHHPFTSPKDEHLKLLETDPGKCLAKAYDLVLNGSEIGGGSVRIHQEAVQSQVFRALKIGPEEAKAKFGFLLDALQYGAPPHGGIAFGLDRIVTMMTGAESIRDVIAFPKTQRAQCLLTQAPSPVDERQLRELHIRLRNTNPVS; translated from the coding sequence ATGTCGATGCGCAGTCATACCTGTGGTCAGGTTACTGATTCTTTAATTGGTCAAGAAATTACCCTCGCTGGCTGGGTCAATCGTCGCCGTGATCATGGCGGTGTCATTTTTATTGATCTTCGTGATCGAGAGGGTTTTGTGCAAGTGGTTTGCGATCCAGACCGCCCCGAAATGTTTAAACAGGCTGAAGAGGTCCGTAACGAATACTGCATTCAAATTAAAGGCTTGGTTCGCGCAAGACCAGCTGGAACCGAGAACCCAGATTTAATCAGCGGTAAGGTTGAGGTTCTGTGCCATGACTTACATGTATTAAATGCATCGGTAACCCCACCATTTCAGCTTGATGATGACAATCTCTCAGAAACAACGCGTTTGACCCATCGGGTTTTAGATTTGCGTCGTCCACAAATGCAAAAGAACCTGCGTCTGCGCTATCAAGTTGCCATGGAAACCAGACGTTACTTAGATGCCGCTGGTTTTATTGATATTGAAACACCAATGCTAACTAAGAGCACTCCAGAGGGTGCGCGCGATTATCTGGTGCCGTCACGCGTACACGACGGTCAATTTTTTGCTTTACCTCAATCACCCCAATTGTTTAAGCAGTTATTGATGGTGGCTGGATTTGATCGCTATTACCAAATTACGAAATGCTTTCGTGATGAAGATTTGCGCGCTGATCGCCAACCTGAATTTACGCAAATTGATTGTGAAACCGCATTTTTAGATGAGCTTGAAATTCGTTCTCTCTTTGAAAATATGATGCGGCATATTTTTAAAACTGTGATGAAGGTAGAACTGCCAAATCCATTCCCAATCATGCCATATTCAGAGGGGATGGCGCGGTATGGCTCCGATAAACCCGATTTGCGGGTTGCGATGGAATTTACCGAGTTAACCGACCTAATGCGGGACGTTGATTTCAAAGTATTTTCTGGCCCGGCTAATCAAGAAGGCGGTCGAGTTGTGGCCTTATGCGTTCCCGGTGGAGCAGAAATCAGTCGAAGCGAGATCGATGATTACACGCAATTTGTATCCATCTATGGCGCTAAGGGTTTGGCATGGATTAAGGTGAATTCAGTTGCAGAGGGGCGCAATGGATTGCAATCACCGATTGTAAAAAATCTACACGATGCTGCGATTGCCGGAATTTTAGAGAGAACGAAAGCAAACGATGGTGACCTGATTTTCTTTGGCGCCGATAAAACTAAAGTTGTTAATGATGCAATTGGAAATCTTCGTCTACGGATTGGCCATTCGGAATGGGGTAAGAAGCACGGTCTCTTTGCAGAAGGCTGGAAGCCATTGTGGGTGGTTGATTTCCCAATGTTTGATTACGATGAAGATGAAGCCCGTTGGGTGGCTTGTCATCATCCATTCACGAGTCCCAAAGATGAGCATCTGAAATTATTAGAAACCGATCCTGGTAAATGTTTGGCAAAAGCCTATGACTTGGTATTGAATGGCAGTGAAATCGGTGGCGGATCGGTTCGTATTCATCAAGAGGCTGTCCAAAGTCAGGTATTCCGTGCCCTGAAGATCGGACCGGAGGAAGCAAAAGCAAAATTTGGTTTCTTATTGGATGCGCTTCAGTATGGTGCTCCTCCCCACGGAGGAATTGCATTTGGATTAGATCGTATTGTCACGATGATGACAGGAGCAGAGTCGATTCGCGATGTGATTGCCTTCCCCAAGACTCAGCGCGCTCAGTGTTTATTGACGCAAGCTCCAAGTCCAGTGGATGAGCGTCAATTGCGTGAACTGCATATTCGTTTACGCAATACCAATCCGGTTAGCTAA
- a CDS encoding DUF502 domain-containing protein — MKKYFIAGILVWIPMAVTVWVITWGLGVIDQIFGWVMSAIITVSPGQFSGELRHFREIPGLGILIVLAVIGFTGVLAINFAGQWWLKLWDRTVTRIPIVRSIYSSVKQVSSTLFSGNNQAFRKALLIRYPHLESWVIAFQTGTAAPEVNTKLGGEYVNVFLPTTPNPTSGFFMIVPRANVIELDMSVQEALKHIVSMGSVAPRIAQPKTPNQPH, encoded by the coding sequence ATGAAAAAATACTTTATTGCTGGCATTTTGGTTTGGATACCGATGGCGGTCACTGTTTGGGTGATCACATGGGGTCTGGGTGTTATTGATCAAATCTTTGGTTGGGTAATGTCGGCCATTATTACGGTTTCACCCGGTCAGTTTTCAGGCGAGCTTCGGCATTTCCGAGAGATTCCAGGCCTTGGAATTTTGATCGTATTAGCGGTGATTGGATTCACAGGTGTCCTCGCCATCAATTTTGCAGGCCAATGGTGGCTTAAGCTCTGGGACCGGACCGTGACCCGCATCCCAATTGTGCGATCAATTTACTCCAGCGTAAAACAGGTTTCGTCGACTTTATTTTCTGGAAACAACCAAGCGTTTCGTAAAGCATTGCTGATTCGTTATCCGCATCTTGAGTCATGGGTGATTGCATTTCAAACGGGAACAGCAGCTCCTGAAGTAAACACCAAATTAGGTGGTGAATATGTCAATGTATTTTTACCTACGACACCAAACCCTACCTCCGGCTTTTTTATGATTGTGCCGCGCGCCAATGTGATCGAGCTGGATATGAGCGTTCAAGAAGCGCTTAAGCATATTGTGTCGATGGGTTCGGTGGCACCTCGAATCGCTCAACCTAAGACCCCCAATCAACCTCATTAG
- the ubiB gene encoding ubiquinone biosynthesis regulatory protein kinase UbiB has protein sequence MSRIIRLSIIFYTAWRFNLFGLIRDNLKPGVRRFILGLIASTSPSQLPRGDRIRLALEALGPIFVKFGQVLSTRRDLLPDDVSNELAKLQDRVPPFSNEQSKAIIEKALGHSIEVIFSSFDATPVASASVAQVHFGVLRGNETHPEWVDKEIAIKVLRPGILPVIESDLALMHDLARIIEKVSEDGRRLKPREVVAEFDTYLHDELDLMREAANASQLRRNFANSDKLMIPEMIWDLCHTNVIVMERMYGISIGKTQELLAAGVDFKKLAIDGVEIFFTQVFEYGFFHADMHPGNILVSLDPNTFGRYISLDFGIVGNLSEFDKNYLAQNFLAFFNRDYRRVAELHIESGWVPANTRLEELEGAVRTVCEPYFDRPLKDISLGIVLMRLFQTSRRFKVEIQPQLTLLQKTLLNVEGLGRQLDPDLDLWKTAKPILERWVSQQLGLRGFIEGLKKEAPNWAKILPTLPRLIAENLEQVHRKEQRPEFDLLKQLLVDERRKQRQWLGITLFLSGFLIGALLVLVRIHSI, from the coding sequence GTGAGTCGTATTATTCGCCTAAGCATTATTTTTTATACAGCTTGGCGCTTTAATTTATTTGGGCTGATTCGTGATAATTTAAAGCCTGGTGTGCGACGGTTCATCCTTGGACTAATTGCATCAACATCCCCAAGTCAGTTGCCGCGTGGCGATCGAATTCGCTTGGCGCTTGAAGCGCTTGGCCCTATTTTCGTTAAATTTGGACAAGTTTTATCGACACGTAGGGACTTATTGCCCGATGATGTTTCGAATGAATTGGCCAAGCTTCAAGATCGCGTTCCACCTTTTTCCAATGAGCAATCGAAAGCAATTATTGAAAAAGCCCTGGGCCATTCCATTGAAGTAATTTTTTCATCCTTTGATGCAACCCCCGTGGCGAGCGCATCGGTCGCACAGGTTCATTTCGGGGTTTTACGTGGGAATGAGACCCATCCTGAATGGGTCGACAAAGAAATTGCGATCAAAGTACTGCGTCCTGGCATTTTGCCTGTAATTGAAAGTGATTTGGCATTAATGCATGACCTCGCACGAATTATTGAGAAAGTCTCTGAGGATGGCCGTCGCCTTAAGCCGCGTGAAGTGGTCGCTGAATTTGATACTTATTTACACGACGAGCTTGATTTGATGCGTGAGGCAGCCAATGCTAGCCAATTACGACGCAATTTTGCAAACTCCGATAAGCTCATGATTCCTGAAATGATTTGGGATCTATGCCACACCAACGTGATCGTGATGGAGCGGATGTATGGTATTTCAATTGGGAAAACCCAAGAGCTTCTCGCCGCTGGTGTTGATTTTAAGAAGTTAGCAATCGATGGCGTTGAGATCTTTTTTACTCAAGTATTTGAGTACGGGTTCTTTCATGCAGATATGCATCCAGGAAATATCTTAGTTAGTTTGGATCCCAATACATTTGGCCGATATATTTCTTTAGACTTTGGGATTGTTGGAAATTTGAGCGAGTTTGACAAAAATTATTTGGCACAAAATTTCTTAGCTTTCTTTAATCGAGACTACCGACGCGTTGCTGAGTTACATATCGAATCGGGTTGGGTTCCAGCCAATACCCGATTAGAAGAATTGGAAGGCGCCGTTCGTACTGTTTGTGAACCCTATTTTGATCGCCCACTTAAAGATATTTCCTTGGGTATCGTGTTGATGAGACTCTTTCAAACATCTCGTCGTTTTAAAGTGGAGATTCAGCCGCAACTTACCTTGTTGCAAAAGACCTTGCTAAATGTAGAGGGTCTCGGTCGTCAATTGGATCCAGACCTAGATCTTTGGAAAACCGCTAAACCCATTCTGGAACGTTGGGTAAGTCAACAGCTTGGTTTACGGGGTTTTATTGAGGGGCTAAAAAAAGAGGCGCCAAATTGGGCAAAAATTTTGCCCACACTGCCACGTCTCATTGCTGAAAATCTGGAACAGGTTCATCGGAAAGAGCAGCGCCCAGAATTTGATTTACTCAAACAATTGCTAGTTGATGAGCGACGCAAACAACGACAATGGCTGGGGATCACACTGTTCCTGAGTGGCTTCCTCATCGGCGCACTCTTAGTTTTGGTCCGAATCCACTCGATTTAG
- a CDS encoding SCP2 domain-containing protein — protein sequence MNLRFDFPKTALVRAINHVLKHEEWALRDLKSHQGKVIELILPIGSMQWQIQDDCLMSLLSDVHPHPDLVLELDADGFSALSTPQGSIKDRAMRAVKITGDAQLAQLIAKLSNQLRWEYEEDLAKIIGDAPAHFICSQAKRFAQATEKAVLDLQGNMVEYLSEEKKVLLHQRDFVSHKMQIQAVRDAVDRLEKRISFLQKSRD from the coding sequence ATGAACCTTCGTTTTGATTTTCCAAAAACGGCTTTAGTGCGCGCGATTAATCATGTCTTAAAACATGAAGAGTGGGCTTTGCGTGATCTCAAGAGTCATCAAGGTAAAGTAATTGAGCTGATACTGCCAATTGGAAGTATGCAGTGGCAAATTCAAGATGATTGCTTAATGTCTCTTTTGTCGGATGTGCACCCACATCCAGATTTGGTTTTAGAGCTTGATGCCGATGGTTTTTCTGCGCTCAGCACCCCTCAGGGCTCGATCAAAGATCGGGCAATGCGAGCTGTCAAAATTACTGGTGATGCTCAACTAGCCCAACTTATTGCCAAGCTTTCAAACCAATTACGTTGGGAGTATGAGGAGGATTTAGCCAAAATTATTGGTGATGCACCCGCACACTTCATTTGTTCACAAGCTAAGCGCTTTGCACAGGCGACTGAGAAGGCTGTGCTTGATTTACAGGGAAATATGGTCGAGTACTTGAGTGAAGAAAAAAAAGTACTGTTGCATCAACGCGATTTTGTTTCTCATAAAATGCAAATTCAAGCAGTGCGTGATGCAGTAGATCGCCTTGAGAAGCGAATTTCCTTTTTACAAAAAAGTCGGGATTGA
- a CDS encoding Tim44 domain-containing protein has translation MKSIFLKSSVFALSFAFLSVGHIAVVDAKRLGGGSNVGRSANAPVQKPAQPTAQQKPAQQAQQPAATTPPQAAAPAAAKRSGLGGMLGGLAAGLGIAYLLSHFGLGEAAASFMTGLLLAVLVGFALLFVLRRFMPAGAKNTPSPVPASNGMQKTAVQEPVFAPSHPVNAGFGSPSPVIEEAPAYQLPEGFDQIAFLANAKHYFTRLQKAWDAGDLEALREFTTPEMFASLQRDLQGRAEGVNHTDVVTLNAELLGVETDANTYLCSVEFSGLIREQAEGPAEPFREVWNLSKPVNCPGGWVLAGIQQLV, from the coding sequence ATGAAAAGTATCTTTTTGAAATCCAGTGTATTTGCACTTTCCTTTGCATTCTTATCCGTTGGACACATCGCTGTCGTTGATGCCAAGCGTTTAGGTGGTGGATCCAATGTGGGTCGTTCAGCGAATGCGCCAGTGCAGAAGCCAGCTCAGCCAACAGCCCAACAAAAGCCAGCTCAGCAAGCACAGCAACCTGCAGCAACCACGCCGCCACAAGCTGCTGCTCCCGCAGCTGCTAAACGTTCGGGCTTGGGCGGTATGTTGGGTGGCCTTGCCGCTGGTCTTGGAATTGCTTACTTGCTATCGCATTTTGGTTTAGGTGAGGCTGCTGCATCATTTATGACAGGTCTTTTATTGGCTGTTCTGGTTGGCTTTGCATTGCTATTCGTATTGCGTCGCTTCATGCCAGCTGGTGCTAAAAATACGCCAAGTCCTGTGCCCGCTTCAAATGGGATGCAGAAAACGGCTGTACAAGAACCTGTCTTCGCTCCTAGCCATCCGGTTAATGCCGGATTTGGATCGCCAAGCCCAGTGATTGAGGAAGCGCCGGCTTATCAATTGCCGGAAGGCTTTGATCAAATCGCATTTTTGGCCAATGCAAAACACTATTTCACTCGTTTGCAAAAAGCTTGGGATGCGGGTGATCTTGAGGCTTTGCGTGAATTTACAACCCCCGAAATGTTTGCAAGTCTGCAACGTGACTTACAAGGCCGCGCTGAAGGCGTAAATCATACCGATGTAGTCACCTTAAACGCCGAACTCTTGGGTGTTGAGACCGATGCAAATACCTATCTGTGCAGTGTTGAGTTCTCGGGGCTGATTCGGGAGCAAGCAGAAGGCCCAGCCGAACCATTTAGAGAAGTTTGGAATCTATCCAAGCCTGTAAACTGCCCAGGAGGTTGGGTTTTAGCTGGCATCCAGCAATTGGTTTAA
- the ubiE gene encoding bifunctional demethylmenaquinone methyltransferase/2-methoxy-6-polyprenyl-1,4-benzoquinol methylase UbiE, whose protein sequence is MSKTHFGYQSVDESIKAEKVAEVFHSVAAKYDIMNDLMSAGLHRLWKKFTIAQANVKPGDRVLDIAGGTGDLAYAFAQSAQWGTHPEAEVWLSDINASMLSVGRDRLLDRGLAIPCIQLDAENIPFPSHHFDVISVAFGLRNMTHKERALSEMARVIRPGGKVLILEFSKPDPLIAPLYDLYSFKVLPWLGDKVAKDAASYQYLAESIRMHPDAQTLKTMMEDAGFDEVHTHRMTGGIVALHIGIKY, encoded by the coding sequence ATGTCAAAAACCCATTTTGGATACCAAAGTGTTGATGAGTCAATCAAGGCTGAAAAAGTTGCCGAGGTTTTCCATTCGGTAGCCGCGAAATACGACATCATGAATGATTTGATGTCAGCTGGCCTGCACCGCCTTTGGAAAAAATTTACCATCGCTCAGGCCAATGTCAAACCCGGTGATCGGGTCTTAGATATTGCTGGCGGAACGGGTGATCTTGCTTATGCGTTTGCCCAGTCCGCGCAATGGGGAACGCATCCTGAGGCAGAAGTATGGTTGAGCGATATCAATGCATCGATGTTATCGGTGGGCCGAGATCGACTTTTGGATCGCGGCCTTGCAATCCCGTGTATTCAGCTCGACGCTGAAAATATCCCTTTTCCGAGTCACCATTTCGATGTAATTAGTGTTGCATTTGGTCTTCGGAATATGACGCATAAAGAGCGTGCCTTATCGGAGATGGCGCGTGTGATTCGGCCTGGGGGCAAAGTCTTAATTTTGGAGTTTTCGAAGCCAGACCCATTGATAGCCCCACTGTATGACCTCTATTCTTTTAAGGTACTTCCATGGCTTGGGGATAAGGTGGCCAAAGATGCCGCTAGCTACCAATACTTAGCAGAATCGATTCGCATGCACCCCGATGCACAAACCCTTAAAACGATGATGGAGGACGCTGGGTTTGACGAAGTCCATACCCATAGGATGACTGGGGGTATCGTTGCTTTGCATATTGGTATTAAATATTGA
- a CDS encoding gamma-butyrobetaine hydroxylase-like domain-containing protein has protein sequence MIPTNLIVHENSKVLELQYEHGKSYRLPFEFLRVYSPSAEVRGHGPGQEVLQTGKRDVGIVNIEPVGHYAIKPIFSDGHDSGLYSWDYLYGLCENHESLWNEYLERCKVAGVDRDASMANKSHGCGH, from the coding sequence ATGATTCCAACAAATTTAATTGTGCATGAGAACTCAAAGGTTCTCGAGCTTCAATATGAACATGGCAAAAGCTACCGTTTGCCCTTCGAGTTTTTACGAGTCTATTCACCCTCAGCCGAAGTGCGCGGGCATGGGCCGGGGCAAGAGGTTTTGCAAACGGGCAAGCGAGACGTTGGCATTGTAAATATTGAACCGGTTGGCCATTACGCAATTAAGCCAATCTTCTCGGATGGTCATGATTCAGGTTTGTATTCATGGGACTATTTGTATGGCTTATGTGAAAACCATGAGTCTTTATGGAATGAGTATCTAGAGCGCTGCAAAGTTGCTGGCGTAGATCGTGATGCTTCGATGGCAAATAAATCCCACGGGTGTGGCCACTAG